A window of Chromohalobacter canadensis genomic DNA:
GGCAGTCTCAAGCGCGGCAAGGGGACGGTCTCCACTCAGAGCGGTGCGCTCAAGGACAATCCCTATGGTTTCAACACGCGCTTCGAAGGTGAGCCGGGGACCAATCCCGAGGAATTGATCGCAGCGTCCCACGCCAGTTGCTATTCGATGGCGCTGTCGATGATCCTGGGAGAAGCCGGACACGACCCCGACGATGTGCGTACCGAGGCGACCGTGACGCTGGATCAGGATGACAGCGGCTTCAAGATCACCAAGGTGCACCTCGTCACCCGTGCCAAAGTGCCGGGAATCGACCAGGCAGGTTTCGACGAATCGGCCAACAAGGCCAAAGAAGGTTGCCCGATCTCGCGCGTGCTGAATGCCGAAATCACGCTGGATGCAAAGCTCGAAAGCTGATCGGCATCGCTTCTCTGGGGCCGGCATTGCGCCGGCCCTTTTATATTATAGGTTTATAGGTATCTTCCCTTAGTGTCGTTGGTGCTTGACAACGTCGCTAATGCAGTCTCTCCGCGAATCTGTTAGCCTCCTACACGCTCGTCGGTCGGTACCTCCCGCCTACTTAGGTATCGCGACGCTGGACGCAGTTATTCATCGTATAAAACAACCAACGATCATTCGACGGAAGACCTCATTCATCATGGCTACTTCGCAAGAGACCGATACGGCCTCGTCGCGCCCGCTCAATCGCCGCGACGTCAAGGTGCTGTCGCTGTCCGCTCTGGGCGGCGCGCTGGAGTTTTACGACTTCATCATCTTCGTGTATTTCGCGACGGTGGTGGGGCAGTTGTTCTTTCCCCCTGAAATGCCCGAATGGCTGCGTCAGATTCAGACTTTTGGAATCTTCGCTGCCGGCTATCTGGCACGCCCGCTGGGCGGCATCATCATGGCGCACTTCGGTGACCTGCTGGGGCGCAAGAAGATGTTCACCCTGTCGATCTTCCTGATGTCGGTGCCGACGCTGTTGATCGGTTTGATGCCGACCTACGATACCTTGGGCTATGCGGCGCCCCTGCTGCTGGTGGCACTGCGCATCCTGCAAGGTGCCGCCGTGGGCGGTGAAGTCCCCGGTGCCTGGGTGTTCGTCACCGAGCACGTCAAGCGTCGTCACGTGGGTTTTGCCTGCGGCACGCTGTCCGCTGGCCTGGTGTCGGGCATTCTCATCGGCTCGCTGATGTCGGCGTTCATCAAGACCACCTACAGCGATGCGGAGCTGGCCGCGTATGCCTGGCGGATTCCGTTTCTGATCGGTGGGGTGTTCGGGCTGCTGGCGGTGTACTTGCGGCGCTGGTTACACGAGACGCCGGTGTTCGCCGAGATGCAGGAGAAGAAGGCGCTTGCCGAGGAACTGCCGGTCAAAAGCGTCTTGCGCAACAACTTGCCGAGCGTGGTGCTGTCGATGGCCGTTACCTGGATTCTGACCGCCGCCATCGTGGTGGTGATCCTGATGACGCCGAGCCTACTCGAGACGCGTTACGCGTTGGATGCCTCGCTGGCCAATGTCTACGCCATCCTCGGCGTGGTGGTCGGGTGCCTGGCTTCGGGCTGGAGCGCGGACCGCTTTGGTAGCGGCCCCACCATCATGCTCTGGGGCTTGCTGTTGGCGATCAGCTACTGGGCGATGATGACCACCGTTGGCACGCATCCCGAGTGGCTGACGCCGCTTTATATCCTGTGCGGCTTTGCGGTGGGTATCGTTGGCGTGGTACCGACGATTGCCGTCAAATCGTTCCCGGCCATGGTGCGCTTCACGGGGTTGTCGTTCTCGTACAATGTCGCTTACGCGATCTTCGGCGGCTTCACGCCCATCGTAGTGTCGGTATTGATGACCGTGCATCCCATGTTCCCGGCGGTCTATGTCGCCGCGCTTGGCGGGTTGGGCATCGTCATTGGGCTCTATCTGATGCGTGCGCCGAGTGGTCGGCGGTTGGCGGTCATGGCTTCATGAGCCGCTGAGAAGTACTCAACCAAAGTCACACGCAGACCACGACGCCCCGCCATCATGCGGGGCATCTTCGTGTGGGAAGGTCAGCGCGTGTAAAGAGATCAACGCTCGCGTGCGGCGTCGACGAGGCCTCGAATCAGGCGCTGCTGGGGGCGATTGAAAACGAGGAATTCGGGATGCCATTGCACGCCGACCAGATACGGACATTCGGGCGCCTCGATGGCCTGGATCAGGCCGTTACGGTCGCGTGCCACCACGTGAAGGGTATCGCCCAGTCGATCCACCGCCTGGTGATGAAGGCTATTGACGCGACAGCGCGAGACGCCGAGTAGGGTGTGCAAGCGGCTTCCGGTAGCGATGTCGACCTGCTTGCGAGGCAGCACGGTGCGCTGACGGCGCACGTGATCGTAGGTGGTGTAAATATCGCCGATCAAGGTGCCGCCGCAGTGCACGTTGATGATCTGCGCGCCTCGGCAGATGCCCAACACGGGCAACTGCTGGGGCAGAAAGCGCTCGAGTAGAGCGAGTTCAAGGCGGTCCCGCGCCGGGTCGACGCGTACGTCGAGTCGCATTTCTCCGCCATAGAGCTGGGCGCCGATGTCGTCGCCGCCGCCGATCATCAATCCCGCCAGCCCTTCGGGAATCTCGCGCGAGGGCGAGAGCCGCACCGGCTGGCCGCCGGCACGCCACACGGCAAGGCGGTCGCATGCCCACGCCAGAAAGCTCTTGTGATCCGACGTGGTAATGCCGATCAGGGGGCGTGAACTCATTTCTCGACCCAGCGTTTCAGTTTGTCCCGCCATTGCCCCATCGTCGATTGCGTATGGTGGGCACGATAGGCCTGCATCTGGGTGCGTAAACTGTGCGGATCGGCGG
This region includes:
- a CDS encoding MFS transporter — protein: MATSQETDTASSRPLNRRDVKVLSLSALGGALEFYDFIIFVYFATVVGQLFFPPEMPEWLRQIQTFGIFAAGYLARPLGGIIMAHFGDLLGRKKMFTLSIFLMSVPTLLIGLMPTYDTLGYAAPLLLVALRILQGAAVGGEVPGAWVFVTEHVKRRHVGFACGTLSAGLVSGILIGSLMSAFIKTTYSDAELAAYAWRIPFLIGGVFGLLAVYLRRWLHETPVFAEMQEKKALAEELPVKSVLRNNLPSVVLSMAVTWILTAAIVVVILMTPSLLETRYALDASLANVYAILGVVVGCLASGWSADRFGSGPTIMLWGLLLAISYWAMMTTVGTHPEWLTPLYILCGFAVGIVGVVPTIAVKSFPAMVRFTGLSFSYNVAYAIFGGFTPIVVSVLMTVHPMFPAVYVAALGGLGIVIGLYLMRAPSGRRLAVMAS
- a CDS encoding gamma-glutamyl-gamma-aminobutyrate hydrolase family protein translates to MAGQTETLGREMSSRPLIGITTSDHKSFLAWACDRLAVWRAGGQPVRLSPSREIPEGLAGLMIGGGDDIGAQLYGGEMRLDVRVDPARDRLELALLERFLPQQLPVLGICRGAQIINVHCGGTLIGDIYTTYDHVRRQRTVLPRKQVDIATGSRLHTLLGVSRCRVNSLHHQAVDRLGDTLHVVARDRNGLIQAIEAPECPYLVGVQWHPEFLVFNRPQQRLIRGLVDAARER
- a CDS encoding OsmC family protein, which codes for MSIEKTGSAHWQGSLKRGKGTVSTQSGALKDNPYGFNTRFEGEPGTNPEELIAASHASCYSMALSMILGEAGHDPDDVRTEATVTLDQDDSGFKITKVHLVTRAKVPGIDQAGFDESANKAKEGCPISRVLNAEITLDAKLES